The Sinomicrobium kalidii region CGTAGAACTCGCTCCCCAGTTCAACATCGGCCACATCCCTGAGTTTTAATATTTCGCCGTCTTCCTTGGCCCGGATAATAATATCCTTATAGTCTTCAGGCTCATTATACCTTCCCTGATAGGTCAACACATATTCCAGTGACTGGGTTTTCTTGCCCGAACTTCTCCCCAGGCGTCCCGGCCGTGCAATAATGCTCTGTTCATCCATCGCTTCCAGGACCTCTTCGGCAGAGACTTTATAGGCTCTCATACGGTCGGGCTTCAGCCAGACCCTCATGGCATATTTCCGGCTACCGAGTATTTTTGCGCTGGCAATACCGTTTATACGCTGAATTTCCGGGACTATTTTGGTGTATGCATAGTTGTAAAGAAACTTCTCGTCGTTATTTTTTTCTTTACTGGATAAATTCACATACATAAGCATGCTGGGCTGTACGGGCTTGATAATAACACCTTCCCGCTGTACGAGCTCCGGGAGCAGGGGCATCACCTGGTCGACCCGGGTCTTGACACGAATTACAGCCTGGTTGGGATCGGTTCCCGGTTCGAAAATGATACGCAGGGTACCTTCACCCGCACTTGTGGCATCCGAAGCGATGTAACGCATGCCCTGAACACCGTTTATGGATGTTTCCAGAGGAATAAGCGTTGATTTTACCAATACATCTGCACTGGCTCCGGGGTATGCTATAAAAATATTGACTGTTGTCGGGGCTATCTGCGGAAATTGTGATATGGGTAACTGCTTTATGGCCAGTAAGCCCACAAAAACGATGACTACCGATAGGACAATGGCCAATACCGGTCTTTTTATAAATTTAGCAAACATTTTACGCTGTTTATAGGTTTGATTTGTAGATGACAGAAAATTATCTGCTATAATTTAGGACGTAAGACATATGATATAAGAAGTTAAAATACTGTAAGATATAGTCTTACGTGCTAATTCATAAAGCCTTAAGTCTAAAACCGACAGATTTGAATTACTCGGCATACATATCCAGGTTTGCTATTACCGCCTCCGGTTTTTCAACCTTATAAGCGATCTTTTCACCATCTTTCACCATCCGGATGCCTTCGAGTACTATCTTGTCGTTTACAGACAGGCCTTCATCCACAATAAATAAATGTGGTAATTCTCCCTTAACGGAAATCTCCTTTTGTTTAACATGCCCACTATCATCTACAACAAAAACAAATTTTTTACTCAGGATCTCAAAGGTTGCTTTTTGCGGTATGATCAATGCATCCTTAAAAGGGACTTTCATGAGAATACTTCCGGTTTCGCCATGTCTCAGAAGTCCGTTAGGATTGGGAAAAGTGGCACGGAAAGGGATATTTCCGGTTTCGTTGTCAAAATCGGCTTCTATGGTCTCTACCACTCCCGGTTGTTCAAAAATCCGGTTGTTGGCCATAAGGAGGTTCACAGCCGTTGAGTCCTTTTTTTCGGCCTGCGACATATAATCCAGGTATTCCGATTCGGTAACATTGTAATACACCCACATTTTACTGTTGTCAGCCATTTCGGTCAGCAGTTCGCCCTCTTCGAGATAGCTGCCCTGCCTTACGTGAAAGCGGTCGATGATACCGTCAAACGGTGCCCTGATCTCCGTGAATTGCAGGTGCACCTGTGACAGTGCCATCTCGGCTTTGGCCTTGTCTAAGCGGGCCCTGGCCATGGCCAGTTCGTTCGGGGCCACAACATCGCTGTCGGCAAGCTTTTTGGTATTATTGTATTCGATCTCGGCAAAATCGGCTTCGGCCTTCGCCTTTTGCAGTTCGGCCCTGTAGAGTTTAGGCATAATACGGAACAGTAACTGTCCCTTTTTTACAAACTGGCCCTCGTCCACATAAATGTCCTGCAGGTAACCTCTTTCCTGGGCCCGGAGTTCAATGTGGCGGATAGAATGTATCTGGGCCACGTATTCCCTGGTGATTAAAGTATCTTTCTTTAACGGACTGGTGACCAGATATTCCGTTTCTGCTTCTTTTTCCTTTTTTTTGGATGCACAACCGGTGTGAAACAATAAGGCACACAGGCCTGCAAGCATGACAATTCTCTTTATCATAACTTTATTTTAAAAAAATGGTTTGGTGGATGATTTTTAAATGTGCAGTACGGCAGGTATACCCGCGAAGCGCGTTGCTACGGGCACTATACTACACTTCGTACTAAAAAAACTATGGAAAGCATGACCTGTTGAAAAAGGCCCTGGTTACCGGATCATAACCGGAAAACCCGGAACCTGATGTACAGTGGGCGAAAAACTGAAAAACGGAAAAAATGCCCGGAGGTAAACGGGCCGGATTTAATATAACGGAAGAAATGCCCGAGGCCCAGGGCATAAAAAAGAGCAGTAAGGGTATTACTGCTCTTCAGGTATTTTTTTACAGGAACAGGTTCGTACTCCTCTTCAATATTCTTTTCCTCTGTTCTGTGTTTTCGTCTCTCTGAACCCGATGAACCGGAGCGGAGGTCAAAAGCCCTGTCGTTTTGAGGAGCATCAAAAACGACCGGTTGCTGATTGTTGATATTTTGTGTGAGGAAATAGTCTGTATGTTCCCGGAAGGCATGGTCGTCCTGTTGACCATATCCGCTCAACAGGAAGATGCACAGCGATATAAAAAGATTGAATAGCAATTTCATCTCGGGCACCAAAACTACTAAAAGCCAATCATACAGGCAAGGGATGGATCGTTAAATAAAAGTAAACATAACAAATGATAATTTTGACAATATATTTTTGAATTTATTTCATTTTTGATGTCGGTTTTGAAAATTTTTTATCATCCGCGGAGGCGGAATAAGTAATAACAACATCTTTTAAAAAGTGATTTTTGTTCGAAATGCTACGGGTAGATATGTACGCTCCGGGCGGCATGAAACATCATTTATTGGTCTCGGTTTAGGGGGGCAAACCCTGCTCCAGATCCCGATAGATACCGGGATAATCGGGATTATTGCAGCACTTTAGTAGTGCGAAAAAATTATAATCCGGGTTATTGAGTTATTGTGTGTTGACTAAATAACTCAATAACTCA contains the following coding sequences:
- a CDS encoding efflux RND transporter periplasmic adaptor subunit, which codes for MKRIVMLAGLCALLFHTGCASKKKEKEAETEYLVTSPLKKDTLITREYVAQIHSIRHIELRAQERGYLQDIYVDEGQFVKKGQLLFRIMPKLYRAELQKAKAEADFAEIEYNNTKKLADSDVVAPNELAMARARLDKAKAEMALSQVHLQFTEIRAPFDGIIDRFHVRQGSYLEEGELLTEMADNSKMWVYYNVTESEYLDYMSQAEKKDSTAVNLLMANNRIFEQPGVVETIEADFDNETGNIPFRATFPNPNGLLRHGETGSILMKVPFKDALIIPQKATFEILSKKFVFVVDDSGHVKQKEISVKGELPHLFIVDEGLSVNDKIVLEGIRMVKDGEKIAYKVEKPEAVIANLDMYAE